In a genomic window of Cytobacillus sp. FSL H8-0458:
- the pknB gene encoding Stk1 family PASTA domain-containing Ser/Thr kinase — MIKGKRLSGRYKIIDMIGGGGMANVYLAHDMILDRDVAVKVLRMDFAEDEEFIRRFHREAQSATSLAHPNIVNIYDVGEEDTIYYIVMEYVDGQTLKQYIQQNSPIRIDDALEILKQLTSAISHAHQNHIIHRDIKPHNILIDRHGNVKITDFGIAMALSATSITQTNSVLGSVHYLSPEQARGGMANRKSDIYSLGIVMFELLTGRLPFSGESAVSIALKHLQSETPSLKRWNPSIPQSVENIVLKATAKDPFHRYDTVEEMEEDIRTALEPERLHEKKFIVPIDDDATKAIPVITDDRPYQSMDETLVHAKDPKGDTQPVAKPLPEKKKKEKKKKKKWPIILVSVFLFLIVTGILAITVFPDLMEPKDVQVPDVSGKEVEDAVAELIAAGFTVRDTKPISDPEVEEGLVVKTDPKAGRTVKEGTSIDIYESSGKEKFELADYQGRQYDDVVRLLESKNFKSIEKNEETDDSEPAGTILDQNLSEGDLVVPEDTELIFTVSKGPAPIALKDLRGYNEKGLQEYEESSGLKVEYGEEEYHEEVPEGLVIKQDPAAGTNLTRGQKVTVVLSKGKKELLPKTENIEISVPYEPAAEGEPNEVQIFIKDMNNTGSEPMHTELIYEDVVIPIDLTIAPGQNATYKVLRDGQVFEEKEIPYPDEES, encoded by the coding sequence ATGATTAAGGGAAAAAGATTAAGCGGCCGCTATAAGATTATTGATATGATTGGCGGAGGAGGCATGGCGAATGTCTACCTGGCCCATGATATGATTCTTGATCGTGATGTAGCCGTGAAAGTGCTTCGGATGGACTTTGCCGAAGATGAAGAATTTATCCGCCGTTTTCATCGTGAAGCCCAGTCTGCTACCAGCTTAGCACACCCGAATATCGTCAATATCTATGATGTTGGCGAGGAGGATACAATCTATTATATTGTAATGGAATATGTAGATGGACAAACGTTAAAGCAATACATACAGCAAAACAGCCCTATTCGCATAGATGATGCCCTGGAAATTTTGAAACAGCTGACCTCAGCCATATCTCATGCACATCAGAACCATATCATACACCGGGATATAAAACCGCATAATATTTTGATAGACAGGCATGGTAATGTTAAGATTACTGATTTTGGAATTGCCATGGCATTAAGCGCTACCAGCATAACCCAGACCAATTCAGTGTTAGGCTCTGTTCATTATCTATCTCCTGAACAGGCCAGAGGGGGAATGGCCAACAGAAAGTCTGATATCTATTCCCTTGGCATTGTTATGTTTGAGCTGCTGACAGGCAGGCTTCCTTTTTCGGGTGAATCTGCGGTATCAATAGCACTCAAACACCTGCAATCTGAGACACCTTCCCTGAAGAGATGGAATCCATCCATACCGCAAAGTGTTGAAAATATCGTTTTAAAAGCGACCGCTAAAGATCCTTTTCACAGGTATGATACCGTTGAAGAAATGGAAGAAGATATCAGAACAGCTCTTGAGCCCGAAAGACTGCATGAAAAAAAGTTCATAGTGCCAATTGACGATGATGCTACAAAAGCTATACCTGTTATTACAGATGACCGCCCATATCAAAGTATGGACGAAACCCTTGTGCATGCAAAGGATCCCAAGGGAGATACTCAGCCTGTGGCAAAGCCTCTCCCTGAAAAGAAGAAAAAAGAAAAAAAGAAGAAAAAGAAATGGCCGATAATCCTGGTATCAGTCTTTTTATTTCTGATTGTGACAGGGATCCTGGCCATAACTGTTTTTCCTGATCTGATGGAGCCAAAGGATGTTCAGGTTCCGGATGTATCCGGCAAAGAGGTGGAAGATGCAGTAGCAGAGCTGATTGCCGCAGGTTTTACGGTTAGGGATACAAAGCCGATCAGTGATCCTGAAGTTGAAGAAGGCCTGGTAGTTAAAACAGATCCGAAAGCAGGCAGAACTGTCAAAGAGGGAACCTCCATTGATATCTATGAAAGCTCAGGCAAAGAAAAATTTGAATTAGCAGATTACCAGGGCAGGCAATATGATGATGTTGTCCGCCTGCTTGAAAGCAAAAATTTTAAAAGCATTGAAAAAAACGAAGAAACCGATGATAGTGAGCCGGCTGGGACCATTCTGGATCAAAACTTATCAGAAGGCGACCTTGTCGTTCCAGAGGATACAGAATTGATTTTCACTGTGAGCAAAGGACCGGCGCCAATAGCATTAAAAGATTTACGCGGCTATAACGAAAAGGGTCTGCAGGAGTACGAAGAATCCTCCGGATTGAAAGTAGAATATGGGGAAGAAGAGTACCATGAGGAAGTCCCTGAAGGGCTGGTCATCAAACAGGACCCGGCAGCAGGCACAAATCTGACAAGGGGACAGAAGGTGACAGTAGTTCTTTCAAAAGGAAAAAAAGAACTCCTTCCAAAGACTGAAAATATTGAGATCAGCGTTCCATATGAGCCTGCCGCAGAAGGTGAGCCGAATGAAGTTCAGATTTTCATTAAGGATATGAATAATACAGGTTCTGAACCAATGCATACAGAGCTGATATATGAAGATGTGGTAATACCAATTGATCTGACAATAGCTCCCGGACAGAATGCCACTTATAAGGTTCTGCGGGATGGCCAGGTTTTTGAGGAAAAGGAAATACCTTATCCTGATGAAGAATCATAA
- a CDS encoding Stp1/IreP family PP2C-type Ser/Thr phosphatase: protein MKAVFMTDRGKVRQHNEDNGGIYVNSSGQRLAIVADGMGGHRAGDVASEMTLTSLKGFWDQTDDFQTADEAEGWLQKHIAEVNTILYEHSKVNEQCEGMGTTVVAAICTDRFATIANIGDSRCYILNESGFQQLTEDHSLVNELVRSGQITKEDAEHHPRKNVLLRALGTEAAVEMDVKTITFEEGDLLLLCSDGLSNKVAVAEMSEILKNGGTLEDKASVLIEKANDNGGEDNITLVIAEYYESNESGMISDD, encoded by the coding sequence ATGAAAGCTGTTTTCATGACAGATAGAGGCAAAGTCAGGCAGCATAATGAAGATAATGGCGGCATCTATGTGAACAGCAGCGGCCAGCGCCTTGCCATCGTAGCAGATGGCATGGGCGGCCACCGTGCTGGCGATGTGGCAAGCGAAATGACTTTAACAAGTTTAAAAGGATTCTGGGATCAGACAGATGACTTTCAGACTGCCGATGAGGCTGAAGGGTGGCTGCAGAAGCATATTGCAGAGGTCAACACCATCCTTTATGAACATTCAAAAGTGAATGAACAATGCGAAGGTATGGGCACTACTGTTGTTGCTGCCATATGTACCGACCGTTTTGCGACTATTGCGAATATCGGCGACAGCAGATGTTATATTTTAAATGAATCAGGTTTTCAGCAGCTGACGGAAGACCATTCCCTGGTAAATGAACTTGTAAGATCAGGGCAGATTACAAAGGAAGATGCCGAGCATCATCCAAGAAAAAATGTGCTGCTGAGAGCATTGGGAACTGAAGCAGCTGTTGAGATGGATGTTAAAACTATTACATTTGAAGAAGGCGACTTATTATTATTATGCTCTGACGGATTGTCCAACAAGGTAGCTGTGGCTGAAATGAGTGAAATCCTCAAAAACGGAGGTACACTGGAAGACAAAGCCTCAGTGCTGATTGAAAAGGCCAATGATAATGGCGGCGAAGACAATATTACGCTCGTGATTGCTGAGTATTATGAAAGCAATGAGAGCGGGATGATAAGTGATGATTAA
- the rlmN gene encoding 23S rRNA (adenine(2503)-C(2))-methyltransferase RlmN, which translates to MEQKAAEKITAAEQKPSIYTLQLHELKEWLKENNEKAFRAEQIFDWLYTKRVTSFEDMTNLSKGLRDTLSASFSLTTLKTIIQQESADGTIKFLFELHDGYSIETVLMRHDYGNSVCVTTQVGCRIGCTFCASTLGGLKRNLEAGEIVAQVVKVQQALDETDERVSSVVIMGIGEPFDNYDSMLSFLKIINHDKGLNIGARHITVSTSGIIPKIYKFADENMQINFAISLHAPNTEIRSRLMPINRAYKLPDLMDSIRYYINKTGRRVSFEYGLFGGVNDQVEHAEELAKLIKNVKCHVNLIPVNYVPERDYVRTPKDQIFAFEKTLKNHGINVTIRREHGHDIDAACGQLRAKERKEETR; encoded by the coding sequence ATGGAACAAAAAGCAGCAGAGAAAATTACAGCAGCAGAACAAAAACCATCCATTTATACTTTACAGCTTCATGAGCTGAAGGAATGGCTTAAAGAAAATAATGAGAAAGCCTTCAGGGCTGAGCAAATATTTGATTGGCTTTACACAAAGAGAGTTACCTCTTTTGAGGATATGACGAATCTGTCAAAAGGGCTGCGGGATACGCTATCAGCAAGTTTTTCGCTGACAACCCTTAAAACGATCATCCAGCAGGAGTCAGCTGATGGGACAATAAAATTCTTATTTGAACTTCATGATGGCTATTCGATTGAAACTGTACTGATGAGGCATGACTATGGGAATTCAGTATGTGTAACCACTCAGGTGGGCTGCCGAATCGGATGTACATTCTGTGCCTCCACATTAGGCGGATTAAAACGTAATCTTGAAGCAGGAGAAATCGTTGCTCAGGTCGTAAAAGTACAACAGGCACTTGATGAAACTGATGAACGGGTCAGCTCAGTTGTCATTATGGGGATCGGTGAACCTTTTGATAATTATGACAGCATGCTCTCATTCCTTAAAATTATCAACCATGATAAAGGGCTGAATATCGGCGCACGCCATATCACTGTTTCGACAAGCGGAATCATCCCGAAAATTTATAAATTTGCAGATGAAAATATGCAGATTAATTTCGCAATTTCCTTACATGCTCCAAACACCGAGATCAGGAGCCGCCTGATGCCGATAAATAGAGCATATAAGCTGCCGGACCTTATGGATTCAATCAGGTATTATATAAATAAGACAGGCAGACGTGTAAGCTTTGAATATGGCTTATTCGGAGGAGTAAATGATCAGGTGGAACATGCTGAAGAGCTGGCAAAGTTAATAAAAAATGTAAAGTGCCATGTTAACCTGATTCCAGTAAACTATGTGCCTGAACGGGATTATGTAAGAACACCCAAGGATCAAATTTTTGCTTTTGAAAAGACACTGAAGAATCACGGCATTAATGTAACCATTCGCAGGGAGCACGGTCACGATATAGATGCAGCATGCGGACAACTTCGTGCAAAGGAGCGAAAAGAGGAGACGAGGTGA
- the rsmB gene encoding 16S rRNA (cytosine(967)-C(5))-methyltransferase RsmB, whose protein sequence is MKKLQTKNVRETAMELLESIEKNQSYSNLLLNNAIKKNEIDQKDIGLLTELTYGTLQRRMTLDFYLKPFLAGNKKIESWVNQLLRLTLYQMVYLDKIPDRAVIYEAVEIAKRRGHKGISGMVNGVLRNIQRKGLPDPEQIEDRVKRLSIETSHPEWLVKRWDDQLGFEETKKMCEINLTAPLQTARVNEVKASREECLSLLQEEGFEVEPSPFIPAAIKCLRGNLANSRVFKDGLITIQDESSMLAAYAIGGNPNEKILDACAAPGGKTTHIAEKLQNTGQVISLDLHEHKVRLINDNADRLGLTNIKTNALDSRKVQEHYEKESFDRILLDAPCSGLGVMRRKPDMKYTKKEEDLYHLHKIQRSLLDAVSPLLKKGGILVYSTCTVDKEENQHVVHAFLEDNAEFEGDLSVQERMPYAIAPLIDGFELQILPQDIGSDGFYIACLRKKVQ, encoded by the coding sequence ATGAAAAAACTACAGACAAAAAATGTTAGAGAAACGGCAATGGAGCTTCTTGAGTCGATTGAAAAAAATCAGTCCTACAGCAATCTTTTACTGAATAACGCCATAAAAAAGAATGAAATTGACCAGAAGGACATTGGGCTGCTTACTGAACTGACATATGGTACCCTTCAGCGCCGGATGACACTCGATTTTTACCTGAAGCCCTTTTTGGCAGGCAATAAAAAAATCGAAAGCTGGGTAAATCAGCTCTTGAGGCTGACACTGTATCAGATGGTTTATCTTGATAAAATTCCTGACCGGGCAGTCATTTACGAGGCAGTAGAAATAGCAAAGCGAAGAGGGCATAAAGGAATTTCCGGCATGGTCAACGGTGTGCTGAGAAACATTCAGAGGAAGGGGCTTCCGGATCCCGAACAAATTGAGGACAGGGTGAAGCGCCTCTCCATTGAGACCAGCCATCCCGAATGGCTTGTAAAAAGATGGGACGATCAGCTTGGATTTGAAGAAACAAAGAAAATGTGTGAAATAAACTTAACTGCCCCGCTGCAGACGGCAAGGGTAAATGAAGTAAAGGCTTCAAGGGAGGAGTGCCTGTCACTTCTTCAGGAAGAGGGATTTGAAGTGGAGCCAAGTCCGTTTATTCCAGCTGCCATTAAATGTTTAAGAGGCAATCTGGCCAATTCCCGTGTCTTCAAAGATGGGCTGATTACTATTCAGGATGAAAGCTCCATGCTTGCTGCTTATGCCATTGGAGGAAATCCCAATGAGAAGATCCTTGATGCCTGTGCAGCTCCGGGAGGAAAAACGACACATATAGCAGAAAAACTGCAAAATACCGGTCAGGTCATTTCATTGGACCTTCACGAGCATAAAGTAAGGCTGATAAATGATAATGCCGATAGACTGGGACTGACAAATATTAAGACAAACGCCCTTGACAGCAGAAAAGTCCAGGAGCATTATGAAAAAGAATCCTTTGACCGCATATTATTGGATGCTCCATGTTCAGGTCTTGGAGTTATGAGAAGAAAGCCTGATATGAAATACACCAAAAAAGAAGAAGATTTATATCACCTCCATAAGATTCAGAGGAGTCTATTGGATGCCGTTTCACCTTTACTGAAAAAAGGTGGTATTCTTGTTTATAGTACGTGTACAGTGGACAAAGAAGAAAATCAGCATGTTGTTCACGCGTTTTTAGAGGACAATGCGGAATTTGAAGGAGATCTATCTGTTCAGGAGCGGATGCCTTATGCGATTGCTCCATTAATAGATGGCTTTGAACTGCAGATTTTACCGCAGGATATTGGTTCGGACGGGTTTTATATTGCCTGTCTGAGAAAGAAGGTGCAATAA
- the fmt gene encoding methionyl-tRNA formyltransferase, whose amino-acid sequence MTKIVFMGTPDFSVPVLKQIIEDGYEVIGVVTQPDRPVGRKKVLTPPPVKVEAEKQGIPVYQPEKIRQPEELEKVLALKPDLVVTAAFGQILPKELLDAPMFGCINVHASLLPELRGGAPIHYSILQGKEKTGITIMYMAEKLDAGDILTQVEVPITETDTVGTLHDKLSEAGSKLLSETLPKLLNGELNPIRQNEEEATFAYNIKREQEKIDWSKTGEEIYNHIRGLNPWPVAYTTFDGKVVKIWNSKKVKQAKSEEPGTIIRLEEDGIVVAAGNDTAVKITELQPSGKKKMPAEQFLRGAGSNLTAGGRLGDIE is encoded by the coding sequence ATGACAAAAATCGTTTTTATGGGCACACCCGATTTTTCAGTGCCGGTACTAAAGCAAATAATAGAGGACGGATATGAAGTAATCGGAGTGGTTACTCAGCCTGACAGGCCGGTTGGAAGGAAAAAGGTCCTTACTCCCCCTCCTGTAAAAGTCGAAGCTGAAAAACAGGGCATTCCTGTGTATCAGCCTGAAAAAATCCGCCAGCCGGAAGAGCTGGAGAAAGTTCTTGCTCTTAAGCCTGACCTTGTTGTCACAGCGGCGTTTGGTCAAATTTTGCCCAAGGAGCTTCTGGATGCGCCTATGTTTGGCTGTATAAATGTACATGCATCATTGCTTCCGGAATTGCGTGGAGGTGCACCCATTCATTACTCCATTCTTCAGGGGAAAGAAAAAACAGGAATCACCATTATGTATATGGCTGAAAAGCTGGATGCCGGCGATATACTAACACAAGTTGAGGTGCCGATTACTGAAACAGATACAGTTGGCACTCTTCACGATAAACTTAGCGAGGCAGGATCCAAGCTATTGTCTGAAACTCTGCCGAAACTGCTGAATGGTGAACTGAATCCCATCAGGCAAAATGAAGAAGAAGCCACTTTTGCTTATAACATTAAAAGAGAACAGGAAAAAATCGACTGGAGCAAAACCGGAGAAGAAATCTATAATCACATTAGAGGGTTAAACCCATGGCCGGTTGCTTATACAACATTTGATGGCAAAGTGGTTAAAATCTGGAATTCAAAGAAAGTCAAACAAGCTAAAAGTGAAGAACCGGGAACAATCATCAGGCTTGAGGAAGACGGGATCGTTGTGGCAGCAGGGAATGATACAGCCGTTAAAATAACTGAACTGCAGCCTTCAGGAAAGAAAAAGATGCCAGCAGAACAATTTTTAAGAGGTGCTGGGTCCAATCTCACTGCCGGCGGCCGTCTGGGAGACATCGAATGA
- the def gene encoding peptide deformylase, producing MAVKKIVTYPAEILEAECEPVKVFDKKLGKLLNDMYDTMLEFDGVGLAAPQIGQKLQIAIVDIDDEFGTIEMINPEILETDGEQTGPEGCLSFPGLYGEVTRPEYVKIKAQDRKGKFFTLEAEGFLARAILHEIDHLHGVLFTSKVTRYLNEEELEGLEAE from the coding sequence TTGGCGGTAAAAAAAATTGTTACTTATCCGGCTGAAATTCTGGAGGCAGAATGCGAACCAGTTAAAGTCTTTGATAAGAAGCTTGGCAAATTGTTAAATGATATGTATGATACGATGCTTGAATTCGATGGTGTCGGGCTCGCTGCTCCGCAAATTGGGCAAAAACTGCAAATTGCCATTGTTGATATAGATGATGAGTTTGGAACAATTGAAATGATCAATCCGGAAATTCTTGAAACGGATGGGGAGCAGACAGGCCCTGAGGGGTGCTTGAGTTTTCCAGGGTTATATGGTGAAGTTACAAGGCCTGAATATGTCAAAATAAAGGCGCAGGACCGCAAAGGGAAATTTTTTACCCTGGAGGCTGAGGGTTTCCTGGCAAGAGCGATCCTCCATGAAATTGATCATTTGCATGGGGTGCTATTTACCTCAAAAGTAACAAGATACTTGAATGAAGAAGAGTTGGAAGGATTGGAAGCTGAATGA
- the priA gene encoding primosomal protein N' — MNIASVIVDVPAKQTDRAFDYKIPSHLKGVIFPGMRVVVPFGPRKIQGFVTGIKAESDFQQLKSILEPMDLNPVLNQELLILGEWLTEKTLCYKISAFQAMLPAALKAKYEKKLVMAENADRKLLPEKVCTLFQNAEEITWDDAVKGGALPLLQKEASNGNIEIIYQVKERVKKKKVKQVFAASPPKELADYLQNLPGNATKQKEVLEYFLQEEGPVDQKELFSLLGITSSTLKGLLQKRLLGQKDVEIYRNPFGDREFERTEPLSLTDGQRKAIIPILDSIGDNRHETFLLYGVTGSGKTEVYLQSIQRVLEDGKEAIVLVPEISLTPQMVKRFKGRFGDQVAVMHSGLSAGEKYDEWRKIQRKEVKVVVGARSAIFAPFENLGIIIIDEEHETSYKQEENPRYHARDVAIKRAENHKCPVVLGSATPSLESFARAQKGVYHLLTLENRMNNQALPAVDIIDMREELREGNRSMFSRKLLEKIKDRLVKKEQIVLFLNKRGHSSFVMCRDCGYVINCPHCDISLTYHRYNQQMKCHYCGYEASVPNACPECESEHIRYFGTGTQKVEEELAKILPEAKVIRMDVDTTSRKGAHEKLLDQFQEGHADILLGTQMIAKGLDFPNITLVGVLSADTMLHLPDFRSSEKTFQLLTQVSGRAGRHELEGEVIIQTYTPEHYSIELAGEQDYDKFYDREMMVRKIHRYPPFFYISLVTVSHEELMKAVSVTEKITQYIQSKLSAESIVLGPVASPIPRINNRYRYQCLIKYKREPELGQTLKKILDNYQQEISAGGLTVSIDLNPYILM; from the coding sequence ATGAATATAGCCAGTGTAATTGTCGATGTTCCTGCCAAACAGACTGACCGGGCGTTTGACTATAAAATACCCTCTCATCTGAAAGGTGTCATTTTCCCCGGGATGAGGGTGGTTGTTCCATTTGGGCCGAGGAAAATACAGGGGTTTGTTACAGGAATAAAAGCAGAGTCGGATTTTCAGCAGTTAAAATCCATTTTAGAGCCGATGGATTTAAATCCAGTCCTTAATCAGGAGCTTTTAATCCTTGGTGAATGGCTGACAGAAAAAACATTATGCTACAAAATTTCAGCCTTTCAGGCTATGCTGCCTGCAGCATTGAAGGCAAAATATGAAAAGAAGCTTGTCATGGCGGAAAATGCAGATCGTAAGCTGCTCCCTGAAAAAGTATGTACACTCTTTCAGAATGCTGAAGAAATTACCTGGGATGATGCAGTAAAGGGCGGTGCTTTGCCGCTTCTTCAGAAGGAAGCATCCAATGGAAATATCGAAATAATTTACCAGGTAAAAGAACGGGTGAAAAAGAAAAAGGTCAAGCAGGTGTTTGCTGCCTCTCCCCCTAAAGAGCTTGCTGATTACCTTCAAAACCTTCCTGGCAATGCAACTAAGCAAAAGGAAGTGCTGGAGTATTTTCTTCAGGAGGAAGGGCCGGTCGATCAGAAAGAGTTATTTTCCTTGCTTGGAATCACCTCTTCTACGTTAAAAGGGCTTTTGCAAAAAAGGCTGCTTGGCCAGAAGGACGTGGAAATTTACCGCAATCCTTTTGGAGACCGTGAATTCGAAAGAACCGAACCGCTCTCTTTGACTGATGGACAAAGAAAAGCCATTATCCCCATCCTTGATTCCATTGGAGATAACAGGCATGAAACCTTTTTGCTCTATGGAGTAACAGGAAGCGGAAAAACGGAGGTTTATCTGCAATCCATCCAGCGGGTTCTTGAGGATGGCAAAGAAGCCATTGTCCTTGTTCCTGAGATTTCCTTAACTCCGCAGATGGTCAAACGCTTTAAAGGAAGGTTTGGCGATCAGGTTGCGGTTATGCACAGCGGCCTTTCAGCTGGAGAAAAGTATGATGAATGGAGAAAGATTCAGCGTAAGGAAGTCAAGGTTGTTGTAGGAGCCCGGTCGGCGATCTTTGCCCCCTTTGAAAATCTCGGAATTATTATAATTGATGAAGAGCACGAAACCAGCTATAAGCAGGAAGAAAACCCAAGATACCATGCAAGGGACGTTGCCATCAAAAGAGCGGAAAATCATAAATGTCCTGTGGTGCTCGGCAGTGCAACTCCCTCATTGGAGTCTTTCGCGCGGGCACAAAAAGGAGTTTACCATCTGCTCACTCTCGAAAACAGAATGAACAATCAGGCTCTCCCTGCCGTTGATATCATCGATATGCGGGAAGAGCTGAGAGAAGGTAACCGGTCTATGTTCTCAAGGAAGCTCCTTGAAAAAATAAAAGACCGTCTTGTAAAAAAAGAGCAGATCGTATTATTTTTAAATAAAAGAGGGCACTCCTCATTTGTTATGTGCAGGGACTGCGGATATGTTATAAATTGTCCGCATTGTGATATATCTTTGACATATCATCGTTATAACCAGCAGATGAAATGCCATTACTGCGGATATGAGGCATCGGTGCCGAATGCATGCCCGGAATGTGAAAGTGAGCATATCCGCTATTTTGGGACCGGTACGCAGAAAGTGGAAGAGGAATTGGCAAAGATTCTGCCGGAAGCGAAGGTAATCCGGATGGATGTCGACACCACCAGCAGAAAGGGTGCACATGAAAAGCTCCTCGATCAATTCCAGGAAGGACATGCAGATATTCTTCTTGGGACCCAGATGATTGCTAAAGGCCTTGATTTCCCCAATATTACTTTAGTGGGCGTACTCTCGGCAGACACCATGCTGCACTTGCCTGATTTCCGCTCTTCTGAAAAAACCTTTCAGCTGCTGACACAGGTAAGCGGGCGAGCCGGGAGGCATGAATTAGAAGGGGAGGTAATCATCCAGACCTACACTCCTGAACATTATAGTATTGAGCTTGCGGGGGAGCAGGATTACGATAAATTTTATGATAGAGAAATGATGGTCCGCAAAATCCATAGATATCCTCCTTTCTTCTATATCTCCCTTGTCACCGTCAGCCACGAGGAATTAATGAAGGCTGTTTCGGTAACCGAGAAGATCACGCAGTACATTCAGTCAAAATTATCTGCAGAGAGCATTGTTCTTGGTCCGGTTGCCTCCCCGATACCGCGGATCAATAATAGATATCGGTATCAATGTCTGATAAAATACAAGCGGGAGCCGGAACTAGGCCAGACGCTGAAAAAGATTCTGGATAATTACCAGCAGGAAATTTCTGCCGGTGGCCTAACCGTCTCAATTGACCTGAATCCATATATTTTAATGTAG
- the coaBC gene encoding bifunctional phosphopantothenoylcysteine decarboxylase/phosphopantothenate--cysteine ligase CoaBC, whose amino-acid sequence MLTGKKILLCVTGGIAVYKAAALTSKLTQAGAQVKVILSESAANFVAPLTFQALSRHDVYTDTFDEKDSKVIAHIDLADWADLILVAPATANIIGKLANGIADNMITTTLLAASSPIWVAPAMNVHMYSHPAVQKNIETLYGFGCRFIEPSEGYLACGYVGKGRLEEPEKITETISEFFKPSRLELTGRKVVITAGPTREKIDPVRYITNHSTGKMGYAIAEAAVSAGAEVVLISGPVSINAPAGLKLIKVESAEEMYHAAINEFGHADVVIKTAAVSDYRPKVTSAQKMKKKPGNEVLELERTKDILFELGQKKEKQILIGFAAETEQVEEYAKGKLMKKNADMIVANNVTAEGAGFGTDTNIVTLFKKDGSSEKLPLMSKKDVAEKILEEASKLLKDEHE is encoded by the coding sequence ATGCTGACTGGAAAGAAGATATTATTATGTGTAACCGGAGGAATTGCTGTTTATAAGGCTGCAGCCTTAACAAGCAAACTGACACAGGCCGGGGCGCAGGTGAAAGTTATCCTAAGTGAATCGGCTGCTAATTTTGTTGCACCATTAACTTTTCAGGCCCTTTCAAGACATGATGTTTACACCGACACTTTTGATGAAAAAGACTCAAAGGTTATTGCTCACATCGACCTGGCTGATTGGGCCGATTTAATTCTTGTTGCTCCGGCTACAGCAAATATAATCGGGAAGCTTGCCAATGGAATTGCAGATAATATGATCACAACAACCCTTTTGGCTGCATCATCACCGATCTGGGTTGCACCTGCAATGAATGTGCATATGTACAGCCATCCCGCTGTCCAAAAAAACATTGAAACCTTATATGGTTTTGGCTGCAGATTCATAGAGCCTTCAGAAGGGTATCTTGCATGCGGCTATGTTGGAAAAGGCAGGCTTGAAGAGCCTGAGAAAATTACAGAAACAATTAGTGAGTTTTTCAAGCCTTCCAGATTGGAGCTTACTGGCCGGAAAGTGGTTATAACTGCAGGCCCAACGAGGGAAAAAATTGATCCTGTCCGTTATATTACGAACCATTCTACGGGGAAAATGGGCTATGCAATAGCGGAAGCTGCCGTCTCTGCAGGTGCTGAAGTTGTATTAATATCCGGCCCGGTTTCAATTAATGCGCCTGCCGGCTTAAAACTGATAAAGGTGGAATCTGCTGAAGAAATGTACCATGCGGCAATAAATGAATTTGGCCATGCCGATGTTGTCATAAAGACCGCTGCAGTCTCCGATTATCGTCCAAAGGTGACTTCTGCGCAAAAAATGAAGAAAAAGCCCGGGAATGAAGTATTGGAGCTTGAAAGAACAAAGGATATATTGTTCGAGCTGGGACAAAAAAAGGAGAAGCAAATCCTGATAGGATTTGCGGCTGAAACCGAACAGGTCGAAGAGTATGCTAAGGGCAAGCTAATGAAGAAAAACGCCGATATGATCGTTGCCAATAATGTAACAGCAGAAGGTGCTGGCTTTGGAACTGACACTAATATTGTTACATTATTTAAAAAGGATGGATCATCGGAAAAACTTCCGCTAATGTCTAAAAAAGATGTTGCCGAAAAAATTCTTGAAGAAGCCTCCAAGCTTCTAAAGGATGAGCATGAATGA